The Flavipsychrobacter sp. genome contains the following window.
TACCAATAAGTAATGCAAGAAGGAACAGTTAAATTTTTCAATGAGACTAAAGGTTTTGGTTTCATTACTCCATCTGACGGTGGAAAAGACATCTTTGTACACGTATCTGGCCTAAATGGTGACATTTACGAAAACGATAAAGTACAGTTCGATGTTGAAGAAGGCAAAAAAGGTCTAAATGCAGTGAACGTTACAGTTGTAAAATAAGTCAACTCTAACTATATACTGCTAAGTATATATCATTTGCAAAAGGCATATCTTTCCAGATATGCCTTTATTATTTTAGTGCATTCTATCACCTCTCGGTGTAAGCTCTTTAAGGATACGCTCTTCTATTTCCAGCCATTGATCCCAGTATTGACGCACTTTTTCTTTATCATAATATTTTTCAGCAAGGTCTATAAACAATCTATAATGCCCTGCTTCCGATACCATAAATTTATGATAGAACTTTCTCAGGCTTTCTTCTTCCAAACCTTCACTCAGCACTCTAAAGCGTTCGCAGCTACGTGCTTCTATCAAGGCGCTCATCAATAGCCTTACTAACAGATTGTCTTCTGGCACTGCAACACGCGGTTTGTTTTGTATTAGCAGATTTACGTATTCATCCCTACGTTGTTTACCCAACTCAAAACCACGTTTCTTCATCTCTGCCCACACCATTCTAAAATGTCCCCACTCTTCAGTTACTATTGCAGAAAGCTGATTGACTATATCTTCTTTATCTGGATGAAGCTGGATAATAGAGATACATGTGGTTGCTGCCTTTTGCTCACAAAAAGCATGATCGGTCAATATCTCTTTTAGGGAAACAGAGGCCAGATCGGCCCATCTAGGGTCTGTTGGTAATTTTAAACCTAGTATCGAATTGTCTGCAGTACTCATAAGTTGGCAAAAATAAACCTATTTAAAACAAAACGTCCTTATAGCTATCCACTTTGCTGAACACCGCTTTAGCATAAGGACATAGTGGCATTATCTTTATCTGTTTCGTTCTGGCAAAGTCTACCCCAGCACTTACTAGCTGTTTCCCTATACCTTTGCCCTCATAGGCAGTATTTACTTCGGTATGTTCTATTATATATTTATCAGCACCGGCATATACATATTCCATCTTGGCAATCTCTACGCCGTCTAGTTCTATATAAAACTTACCACGCTTTTCGTTTTCTGTTTGCTTTACTTCCATACTTCAAAATACAACTAGGGTTTATAATAAAAAAGCCAACCTAATGGTTGGCTTCAAAAATATTATTCTAGTTTTTTTATGATGCTCTTTTTATAGTACAACCTATAGACTTTGTTGTATTAGGATCAATAGGTTTGCCTGATAGCATATTATCAATCGCATCTTTTAAGAATAATTCTTTCGACTCAGACGGATTGGTTGGTTGGTCTTCCATAGCTCCTTTATAAACAAGCTTGCCACTAGCATCAAACAAAAACACCTCAGGTGTGCGTGTAGCACCAAAAGCATCTGCTACAGCCGAATTATTGTCTATAACATAAGGAGCAGTATATTTTTCTTTCTTAGCATATTTGGTCATAGCCTTTTTAGAATCATCTCCATCACGTTTTGCCTCATTTGAGTTGATAACAACCATGCCTATACCTTTTTCCGCAGCATAGTCCATCATCTCTTTTGTTCTAGCCTGGCTTTTGATAACATATGGACAAGTATTACAAGAGAACATCACCAAAAGCCCTTTGTCTGTTTTTGCTTTATCCAAGGTTACTGTTTTGCCATCGGTTGCCTCCATCTTAGTAGTAGACATCGGTATAGCTGTCCCTATGTCTATAAATTTGTGTTGTGCCGTAGCTGTAAAAGCTACTCCTGCCAATAAAGCTGTAGCTAACAATAGTGTTTTCTTCATAAAGAATCGTTTTACGTTTGTGTTTACCTCTCGTAAAGGTACAGCATATAGTACTAGAAACTTGTTAAGTTATTTCTCTTTACCTCTTTCTAAACTGATAAACTCATCACCTTTTTGATATATCAGATAAGTAACTATAAACTGAAACATCTCATCTGTAGCACGCATACTACCATCTTGGTCGGTAACACGTTGGGGAGGGCTGAAAGGATTATTAAGATTCTTACGCGTATTGTCATATACACCTTCTGCAACAATGGTGCTTCCTTTAGGAATTTTCACCATCTTCTTAAACGTGTAAAAATACTGCCAGTTAAAATCCCACTTAGGAATAGAAATAAGACGGATCGTATCCCCGTCAGGCTTTAAGGCATATGCTTTAAAGCTTTTGCCCAATAAGTGCATATGCGGGTTTATCGTCAATACCGATATGTCATCAGGTATTACAATTTTACTGTGTACTTTCTTTACAGTATTGGGCTCAATGATCAAGTCAGGTTCTACTGGTGCTATACCCCAAGTACCCAATTGAAATTCTTGTACCGGCCTTTTAGGTTTTTCCTCTGCAAAAAAGATATTGATATAAGAACTATCCCATACTGACTCACTTGTGGTAAAACCATAATGGAGGTCGTTAAGCAAGAAAGCTCCTTTCTTAGGCAGGTAATACCCTCCTATACCCTTTGGGTAGTATTGCCCCTCTGTACCCGGCAGATAATTCACTACCGACTTTTGCAACACAGGATATGAACCATCATCATTGGGCAAGTCTAGTGTTTTATAGGCCTGTACTATAGTACTATCTTCCACCATATCCACTACACGTTCGCCACCAAATACGTCAGTTTTTTCTCCTTCTTTATATTTGATCAGATCACCATTCACATGGTGCACTACATTTTTAGGCCCAGCGGCAAACTCTATAAGGCTGGCATATTTTCCTTCAGGTAATTCAAAAGGTACTTTCACCAGTAAAAACCTATCACGATTATTGGCAGGTAATAAATAAGGTTGAACGGGTATACGCATATCAGGCGTTCCTACCAGTGACCCTTTGGGATATTCAGGCACTGCAGGTATCTCCTCTTCATTACCAATGAGCAAACCATCTTCAACCCATTGCTCTAGTATTTTTATTTCTTTATCAGTCAATAATTTTTGCCCTACAAACTCCGTATAGTGAGGATCTGCCGGCCATGGTGGCATCAATCGTTCTTTTGTAGCAAAGACAATCCCCGAAGAATAGTTAACAGCATCTTGATAGGTGATAAGATTGAAGTGGCCTGAACCTTCAGGTCTGTGGCAAATAGTACAATTCTTATATAATATTGGTGCTACATGCTTACTAAAAGTCACCTTGCCTATTATCCCCTCTCCACAGCTGGCATAGGTAAGTAGCAATACCACCAATATAAATACACTATATGTTTTTTTGCTTTTCAATCTTTTCTTTTCTAAATACATTACCTAACAATATACTTACATTGAGGTTATACCCTATTAATATGATCAACGTATTGATCCATATCAATACCATTGAAGCCATTACCGTACCTATAGAACCATATATTTTATTATAATGGATGAAGTTGTTCACTAGGAAGAAGAAGACTCCCGAGGATATGACACTTAAAATCGTAGCAAAAACTGCACCCGGAGATACGAACTTTACAGGTCTGCTTAATGAAGGACCATATTTATACAATATGGATATGGTAACAAATATGATCAATGAGATAATAATAATACTCGCCAATCTGATTATAACTACATTGTCAAATATGCTCAGTAGAATATCATTTAAGGCACTACTTTGTAAAATGAGCACGGCAATACTTAGTATAGCTACTAACAAGAGCATCAAAGTGAGCTTTAATGCATCCCATCTTTGTTTTAGCCACGAGCGCTTTACATATACCTGAGAGAGGTGTTCCCGTTCAAAGCTCTGTATTAACCCCATCATACCATTTGAGGAGAAAAATAAGGTGGTCAAGATACCTATGGAAAGAACCCCTTCTTGCTCATTGTGTATAAAGTCGATAACAACACCACTGATTGTTGTGTAAAAACTTTCGTTGGGTGTTATCAACCTCAAGGTGTCTAATATGGTCTTTTCTACCCCCTGCAATGGCAGATAGGGCACTAAAGAAAACAATACCAATAATGTAGGCGGTATTGCCATTACAAAGTTATAGGTAACGGCAGCACAACTTTCAAATAGTCTATTGTCCTTAAGTTCTCTAAAAAAGAAACGACCTATCTCGTATAAACTAAGCCCATCAGCACCAGGTAGCACTATCTTATCGGCAACCGAAAAGACTACCTGCACAGGTTTCGAATCAAGAATGATTTTTTCCAGCTTAGTCATGCTACAAAGAACGACTAAAGATTATTGAGAATGAAATCTGTCATCTTCTTAAACAAATGATATCTAGTATTACCACCAGATATACCATGACGCTTATTGGTATAATATTCACTATCAAAATCTTTATCTGCCTGCACCAAAGCTTCGTGTAGCATCATAGCATTTTGTACATGCACATTATCATCACCAGTACCGTGAACAAGTAAGAACTTACCAGTCATACCTTCTACCATATTTTCAGGTGCATTATCTTCATAGCCACTTTGATTTTCCTGTGGTGTACGCATATAACGCTCTGTGTAAATATTGTCGTAGTACTTCCAGTTGGTTACCGGCGCTACAGCTATAGCCATTTTGAATAACTCTCCGCCTTTGAACAAGCAAGTGCTACTCATGAAACCACCATAGCTCCATCCCCATATACCAATACGGTTAGCATCTACATATGACAAGTTTCTTAATTGTTTGGCTACTGCTATCTGATCATCACTTTCTAGCTTGCCCAATTGCAGGTAGGTCTTTTTCTTGAACTCTTCACCTCTAAAACCGGTACCTGTACCATCAGCACATACTACGATATACCCTTTTTGTGCCAACATCTGATGCCAGAAATAATAGCTCACAGGAAATCTGTCAGCTACTTGCTGAGAACCTGGCCCGCTATACTGGAACATTAAGACTGGATATTTCTTACTCTTGTCAAAATTAGGAGGAGTGATCATCCATGCATTTAAATCTACCCCATCGGCACTTTTAAATGTTGTAAAAGAAAGCTTACCTAGATCGTATTCATTCATGGTCAGCTTTAGCTTTATATTATCTTCCAGCGTGCTTACTATTTTACCTTTAGCGTTGCGTAAATAATAAATAGAAGGCTCGTTAAGAGAGGTATAATTATCCAAGAAATAATTAAAACCTTCAATAGCAGTTATACTATGCGTTCCGTCTTCCGGCGTTAACAATCTTGTTTTACCACCCTTCCAATCTACAGAATACAGCTTTCTTTCCAGCGCACTATTGATAGCTGCAGTATAATAAATAAGCTTGCGTTTTTTATCAACACCAACAATATTATCAATATCATATTCGCCTACAGTTAAGTCTTTAAGCTTTTGCTTATTCCAGTTGTAATAATACAAATGGTTATAACCATCTCGCTCGCTTGTAAAAACAAATGACTGACCGTCTGGCAAAAACTCCAAATTATCATTAATGTCTACATAATACTTATTGGTTTCTTCATAGATAACTGTTGAGTAACCATTATCAGCATTGGCTAAAAGTAGTTCCAGTTTGTTTTGCAACCTGTTCAACCTATAAATGCAAAGCTCTTTAGGGTTATTACTCCATTTTATGCGAGGTATGTATTGGTCAGTTTCCTTACCGATATCCATTGACTGAGTAACTTTTGACGACAAGCTATACACATGGATCTTTACAATAGAATTATCTTCCCCAGCTTTAGGATATTTATAAGTGTTGATCTTTGGGTATTTAGACTTATAGTACGGCAAAGTATATTCACGCACTGCTGTTTCATCAAAACGATAGAATGCTAAATAATTACCATCAGGAGACCATTGAAATGCTTTAGTAAAACCAAACTCTTCTTCATATACCCAATCACAGTTACCGTTTATTATTTCATTCCACTTACCGTCATGAGTAACTTGTATCGTATTACCCTCAGCTAGATCTTTATAATACAGATCATTCTCTTTCACGAAGGCCACTTTAGTACCGTCCGGCGAAAAAGAAGCATGCAATACTTTTTCATCATCTAAGAGCACAACGCTTTTAGTTTTTATGTCATATACATACACTATATACTTTGCCGAACGACGATAGATATACTCCGCATCTGATTTTAAGAGTAGCTTTTGTTCATCTTCACTAAACTCATAGCTCTGCATATAATATTTCTGATTGGCAGAGAAAGCTTCCTCAGTATCAAATACAGTAGCCAACTCTTTACCATCTTTTATATTATATATTTTTATCTGCTGACGTTTCTCTCCTCTTTTTCTATCAATTTTAGAATATCGCTCTCCATCTTTCATGGCATTAAAGCCGGGTACACTTTGACTGCGAAAAGTACCGTTCTTCCACACGTCCTCAAGTGTAATTTCTTTATTGCCTTTTTGTGCAAACGATGGCATGCTTATACATGCAACAAGTATTAATAGTAAATAGCGCATATGTATGATTGTAGTATCTCCAAAAA
Protein-coding sequences here:
- a CDS encoding tRNA-(ms[2]io[6]A)-hydroxylase, whose translation is MSTADNSILGLKLPTDPRWADLASVSLKEILTDHAFCEQKAATTCISIIQLHPDKEDIVNQLSAIVTEEWGHFRMVWAEMKKRGFELGKQRRDEYVNLLIQNKPRVAVPEDNLLVRLLMSALIEARSCERFRVLSEGLEEESLRKFYHKFMVSEAGHYRLFIDLAEKYYDKEKVRQYWDQWLEIEERILKELTPRGDRMH
- a CDS encoding thioredoxin family protein produces the protein MKKTLLLATALLAGVAFTATAQHKFIDIGTAIPMSTTKMEATDGKTVTLDKAKTDKGLLVMFSCNTCPYVIKSQARTKEMMDYAAEKGIGMVVINSNEAKRDGDDSKKAMTKYAKKEKYTAPYVIDNNSAVADAFGATRTPEVFLFDASGKLVYKGAMEDQPTNPSESKELFLKDAIDNMLSGKPIDPNTTKSIGCTIKRAS
- a CDS encoding cold-shock protein; the protein is MQEGTVKFFNETKGFGFITPSDGGKDIFVHVSGLNGDIYENDKVQFDVEEGKKGLNAVNVTVVK
- a CDS encoding YihY/virulence factor BrkB family protein, producing MTKLEKIILDSKPVQVVFSVADKIVLPGADGLSLYEIGRFFFRELKDNRLFESCAAVTYNFVMAIPPTLLVLFSLVPYLPLQGVEKTILDTLRLITPNESFYTTISGVVIDFIHNEQEGVLSIGILTTLFFSSNGMMGLIQSFEREHLSQVYVKRSWLKQRWDALKLTLMLLLVAILSIAVLILQSSALNDILLSIFDNVVIIRLASIIIISLIIFVTISILYKYGPSLSRPVKFVSPGAVFATILSVISSGVFFFLVNNFIHYNKIYGSIGTVMASMVLIWINTLIILIGYNLNVSILLGNVFRKEKIEKQKNI
- a CDS encoding GNAT family N-acetyltransferase, encoding MEVKQTENEKRGKFYIELDGVEIAKMEYVYAGADKYIIEHTEVNTAYEGKGIGKQLVSAGVDFARTKQIKIMPLCPYAKAVFSKVDSYKDVLF
- a CDS encoding S9 family peptidase; protein product: MRYLLLILVACISMPSFAQKGNKEITLEDVWKNGTFRSQSVPGFNAMKDGERYSKIDRKRGEKRQQIKIYNIKDGKELATVFDTEEAFSANQKYYMQSYEFSEDEQKLLLKSDAEYIYRRSAKYIVYVYDIKTKSVVLLDDEKVLHASFSPDGTKVAFVKENDLYYKDLAEGNTIQVTHDGKWNEIINGNCDWVYEEEFGFTKAFQWSPDGNYLAFYRFDETAVREYTLPYYKSKYPKINTYKYPKAGEDNSIVKIHVYSLSSKVTQSMDIGKETDQYIPRIKWSNNPKELCIYRLNRLQNKLELLLANADNGYSTVIYEETNKYYVDINDNLEFLPDGQSFVFTSERDGYNHLYYYNWNKQKLKDLTVGEYDIDNIVGVDKKRKLIYYTAAINSALERKLYSVDWKGGKTRLLTPEDGTHSITAIEGFNYFLDNYTSLNEPSIYYLRNAKGKIVSTLEDNIKLKLTMNEYDLGKLSFTTFKSADGVDLNAWMITPPNFDKSKKYPVLMFQYSGPGSQQVADRFPVSYYFWHQMLAQKGYIVVCADGTGTGFRGEEFKKKTYLQLGKLESDDQIAVAKQLRNLSYVDANRIGIWGWSYGGFMSSTCLFKGGELFKMAIAVAPVTNWKYYDNIYTERYMRTPQENQSGYEDNAPENMVEGMTGKFLLVHGTGDDNVHVQNAMMLHEALVQADKDFDSEYYTNKRHGISGGNTRYHLFKKMTDFILNNL